A portion of the Luxibacter massiliensis genome contains these proteins:
- the cobA gene encoding uroporphyrinogen-III C-methyltransferase, with product MNKTGKVWIAGAGPGDARLLTVRARQLLDEADVIVYDALISTEILSLIPLGKELVHVGKRSGHHLMPQEEINTILLKEAQKGKRVLRLKGGDPFVFGRGGEELELLASRGVPFEVIPGITSAAAVPAYAGIPVTHRDYTSSFHVITGHPRKGGVSRIDYQALVKAGGTLIFLMGITSMESILKGLMEAGIDKDTPAAVLEKGTLAKQRQVVSTVSCLFGEAAKAQIGTPAVIVVGDVCLLAEQFHWAGDRPLGGREFLLTRPRQSMSGLAAKLRELGAQVIELPAVRTVTIDPNPVLGQALRELAGWSGERWLVFTSPTGVCTFFSQMMKMGMDIRDLCAGLYPAKFAAIGTGTEKALHGFGVFADLVPDVYCARSLGEELAHTVAPGGYVMAVRAREGSDELFPPLWAAGIHAADIPLYETLYETYGTLKEKISSMLWSGEIDGVTFTSVSTVKGFVRAVPLPHYRGIRAICIGEQTAAEARKYGMQIQTSREASIDSMAELILEMFGDKPCKNSR from the coding sequence ATGAATAAGACAGGAAAAGTATGGATTGCAGGGGCAGGCCCCGGGGACGCCAGGCTTCTCACTGTACGGGCCAGGCAGCTGCTGGATGAGGCCGATGTGATCGTATACGATGCCCTGATCAGTACGGAAATACTGAGCCTTATCCCCCTGGGAAAGGAGCTGGTCCATGTGGGGAAGCGGTCGGGGCATCACCTGATGCCCCAGGAGGAAATAAATACCATCCTCCTTAAGGAGGCCCAGAAAGGAAAAAGGGTACTGCGCTTAAAGGGAGGGGATCCTTTTGTGTTTGGGCGGGGAGGAGAGGAGCTGGAGCTTCTGGCTTCCCGGGGCGTCCCTTTTGAAGTCATACCGGGAATCACCTCTGCCGCCGCCGTGCCGGCCTATGCAGGCATTCCAGTTACACACAGAGATTATACTTCCTCCTTTCATGTCATCACAGGGCATCCCAGAAAGGGCGGCGTCAGCAGGATAGACTACCAGGCTCTTGTAAAGGCAGGGGGGACGCTTATATTCCTGATGGGGATTACCTCTATGGAGTCCATACTTAAGGGACTTATGGAGGCCGGAATCGACAAGGATACACCGGCTGCAGTGCTGGAGAAGGGGACACTGGCCAAGCAGCGGCAGGTGGTTTCTACAGTCAGCTGCCTGTTTGGGGAGGCGGCCAAGGCGCAGATTGGCACGCCTGCGGTGATTGTCGTAGGGGATGTGTGCCTTTTGGCAGAGCAGTTCCACTGGGCCGGGGACAGGCCCTTAGGCGGCAGGGAGTTCCTTTTGACCCGCCCCAGGCAGAGCATGTCTGGGCTGGCTGCAAAGCTGAGAGAGCTGGGGGCACAGGTGATTGAACTTCCTGCAGTCAGAACCGTCACAATAGATCCCAATCCCGTGCTGGGGCAGGCGCTCAGAGAACTGGCCGGCTGGAGTGGGGAGAGATGGCTGGTTTTCACCAGTCCCACAGGGGTTTGCACCTTTTTTAGCCAGATGATGAAAATGGGGATGGATATCCGGGATCTATGTGCTGGACTGTACCCTGCTAAGTTTGCTGCCATTGGGACGGGAACAGAAAAAGCACTGCATGGATTCGGCGTTTTTGCGGATCTTGTACCAGACGTATATTGTGCCAGGAGTTTAGGGGAGGAGCTTGCACATACTGTGGCCCCGGGAGGGTATGTTATGGCCGTGCGCGCCCGGGAGGGGTCGGATGAATTATTCCCTCCTCTTTGGGCGGCAGGCATCCATGCAGCTGACATCCCCCTTTATGAGACATTATATGAGACATATGGGACTCTTAAGGAAAAAATAAGTTCCATGCTATGGTCGGGAGAAATAGATGGGGTGACCTTTACCAGTGTATCCACAGTAAAAGGGTTTGTAAGGGCGGTACCCCTGCCTCATTACAGGGGCATCAGGGCCATATGCATCGGAGAGCAGACAGCCGCCGAGGCCCGTAAATATGGTATGCAGATTCAGACCTCCCGGGAGGCGTCGATAGACAGCATGGCAGAGCTTATTTTGGAAATGTTCGGGGACAAACCTTGTAAAAACAGCAGATAA
- the hemC gene encoding hydroxymethylbilane synthase: MQPEIRIGTRKSRLAVIQAEIVQKAIMKSCPHLQTRLVKIQTTGDRILNKSLDQIGGKGLFVKELDRALLEGEIDISVHSLKDMPMETAQGLPVIGYSKREDPRDVLIYKPGLARIPEGGVIGTSSRRRALLLGALYPSCSFRKIRGNVQTRLKKLEEEEYDGTVLAAAGLKRLGLDSVVGRVFSVEEMVPAAGQGILAIQGRKGEDHSYLESILDAKSEAEASAEREFVAALDGGCTSPVAAHGEVRGTQMKLTGLYYREKDGRYWIETRVGESVKARQLGAALAEDMRRRADHE; the protein is encoded by the coding sequence ATGCAGCCTGAAATCCGTATAGGAACAAGAAAGAGCCGCCTGGCAGTGATACAGGCAGAGATTGTACAGAAAGCAATTATGAAAAGCTGTCCCCACTTACAGACCAGGCTTGTCAAAATACAGACTACAGGGGATAGGATACTAAATAAAAGCCTGGATCAGATTGGGGGAAAGGGCCTGTTTGTGAAGGAGCTGGACAGGGCCCTTTTGGAGGGGGAGATTGATATTTCCGTCCACAGCCTGAAGGATATGCCTATGGAGACGGCCCAGGGACTGCCTGTGATTGGATACAGCAAGAGGGAGGATCCAAGGGATGTACTGATATATAAGCCAGGCCTTGCCAGGATCCCGGAAGGCGGGGTGATCGGGACCTCCAGCCGGCGAAGGGCGCTTTTGCTGGGGGCGCTTTATCCTTCCTGTAGCTTCCGCAAAATCAGGGGGAATGTCCAGACACGGCTTAAAAAGCTTGAAGAGGAAGAGTATGACGGGACTGTCCTGGCGGCAGCCGGCCTGAAAAGGCTGGGCCTGGACTCTGTTGTGGGGCGGGTATTTTCTGTAGAGGAAATGGTGCCTGCGGCTGGACAGGGGATTCTGGCCATCCAGGGAAGAAAGGGAGAGGATCACAGCTATCTGGAGAGTATACTGGATGCAAAAAGTGAGGCGGAAGCATCAGCAGAAAGAGAATTTGTGGCGGCCCTGGACGGTGGCTGCACATCCCCTGTGGCAGCCCACGGGGAAGTCCGGGGGACGCAGATGAAACTGACTGGCCTGTACTACCGTGAAAAGGACGGCAGGTATTGGATCGAAACAAGGGTTGGAGAGAGCGTAAAGGCCAGGCAGCTGGGGGCAGCGCTGGCAGAGGATATGAGAAGGAGGGCAGACCATGAATAA